A window of the Cicer arietinum cultivar CDC Frontier isolate Library 1 chromosome 6, Cicar.CDCFrontier_v2.0, whole genome shotgun sequence genome harbors these coding sequences:
- the LOC101491471 gene encoding thaumatin-like protein 1b, whose product MGRLLLFLIILSLFAFSFLSDVHSASFKIVNKCRYTIWPGLLSGATSPALPTTGFALKSGKSRTINIPKSWSGRIWARTLCGQDSDGKFSCLTADCGSGKVECVGGAKPPATLAEFTLNGADGLDFYDVSLVDGYNLPMLIVAKGGTRGGCSATGCLIDLNGGCPADLKVARGNRSGVSVACRSACEAFGDPRYCCSEAYSTPDTCAPSVYSQFFKHACPRAYSYAYDDKTSTYTCASANYLIMFCPLPYTSQKLLGARKDGAQLPLVNKTMMYLSKQQSGSSTSTG is encoded by the exons ATGGGTCGCCTTCTTCTCTTTCTCATTATTCTCAGTTTATTTGCATTTTCTTTCCTCTCAG ATGTACACTCAGCATCGTTCAAGATTGTGAACAAGTGCCGTTACACGATATGGCCGGGATTACTCTCCGGCGCCACCTCACCGGCGTTACCCACCACCGGATTCGCCCTTAAGAGCGGAAAATCAAGGACTATAAACATCCCGAAATCTTGGTCGGGTAGGATATGGGCGCGGACACTATGCGGTCAAGACTCCGACGGAAAATTCTCATGCTTAACCGCTGATTGTGGTTCCGGCAAAGTAGAGTGCGTCGGTGGAGCTAAACCTCCGGCCACATTGGCGGAGTTCACTCTGAACGGAGCCGATGGTTTGGACTTCTACGACGTGAGTTTGGTCGACGGTTATAATCTTCCGATGTTGATCGTGGCTAAAGGAGGGACGAGAGGTGGGTGCAGCGCCACCGGATGTCTTATCGATCTTAACGGCGGTTGTCCGGCGGATCTTAAGGTGGCGCGTGGTAATAGGAGTGGTGTTAGCGTTGCGTGCAGAAGCGCGTGTGAGGCTTTTGGGGATCCTCGTTATTGTTGCAGTGAGGCGTACTCTACGCCTGACACGTGTGCTCCATCTGTTTATTCGCAGTTTTTTAAGCATGCTTGCCCACGCGCATATAGCTACGCGTATGATGACAAGACCAGCACCTACACATGTGCCTCTGCTAACTATTTGATCATGTTTTGTCCCTTACCTTACACAAG CCAAAAACTGTTGGGAGCTCGGAAAGATGGGGCACAACTTCCTCTTGTGAACAAAACTATGATGTACTTATCAAAACAACAATCTGGCAGTTCGACATCTACAG GCTGA